The following proteins are encoded in a genomic region of Streptomyces sp. SLBN-31:
- a CDS encoding ScbR family autoregulator-binding transcription factor, whose product MAKQERAVRTRRVILSAAARVFEERGYQAATVNEILASAGVTKGALYFHFPSKEHLAEGVLHAQDLDVPIPERACKIQQMVDTVVLHAYRLQTDAMVRAGVRLSLDQQAQGLDRSGPFLRWSEVGTQLLDEAKTQGELLPHVTPTETADVLVGAFAGIQAMSQALTNYQDLPTRVSALLRHVLPSVVIPSVLTSLDLTPTRGHTVYTELQTLHPDLPTLNPSREPAPAG is encoded by the coding sequence ATGGCGAAACAAGAACGGGCGGTCCGCACCCGGCGCGTCATCCTGTCGGCCGCGGCACGGGTCTTCGAAGAACGCGGCTACCAGGCCGCCACCGTCAACGAGATCCTCGCCAGCGCCGGCGTCACCAAGGGCGCCCTGTACTTCCACTTCCCCTCCAAAGAACACCTCGCCGAGGGCGTCCTGCACGCCCAGGACCTCGACGTGCCCATCCCCGAACGCGCCTGCAAAATCCAGCAGATGGTCGACACCGTCGTCCTGCACGCCTACCGCCTGCAAACCGACGCCATGGTCCGCGCCGGGGTACGCCTCTCCCTCGACCAGCAAGCCCAGGGCCTCGACCGCAGCGGACCCTTCCTGCGCTGGAGCGAGGTCGGCACCCAACTCCTGGATGAGGCCAAAACCCAGGGCGAACTCCTGCCCCACGTCACCCCCACCGAGACCGCCGACGTCCTCGTCGGCGCCTTCGCCGGCATCCAGGCCATGTCCCAGGCCCTGACCAACTACCAAGACCTCCCCACCCGCGTCAGCGCCCTCCTGCGCCACGTCCTGCCCAGCGTCGTCATCCCCTCCGTCCTCACCTCCCTCGACCTCACCCCCACCCGCGGCCACACCGTCTACACCGAACTCCAAACCCTCCACCCCGACCTCCCCACCCTCAACCCGTCGCGGGAACCCGCCCCCGCCGGCTGA
- a CDS encoding NAD(P)H-binding protein: MILVTGGTGTVGRELLGRFPVGWRVRVMARDPGRVAGLVRAAGVAGRVEAVAGDFRDPRSLAAALEGVQTAFLVTTDVAGGDDERFVAAARGAGVRRVVKLSAAAVLDEQANDLITRWQRGAEELLYGSGLEWTLLRPRAFTSNALAWAPSVRSARTVRALYGTSPHACVDPRDVAEVAVRVLTEEGHAGCAYTLTGPEAVTAAGQTEQLGRLLGVRLRCEEFSLDQARAALARRYPALVAEALLASAQRQRAGAKAGVTDTVAALTGRPAGTFSAWARDHLAAFAPGG, encoded by the coding sequence GTGATTTTGGTGACCGGGGGGACGGGGACGGTGGGCCGGGAGTTGCTGGGGCGTTTTCCGGTCGGCTGGCGGGTGCGGGTGATGGCCAGGGATCCCGGCCGGGTGGCCGGGCTGGTCCGGGCGGCGGGGGTGGCGGGGAGGGTGGAGGCGGTTGCCGGGGACTTTCGGGATCCGCGGTCGCTGGCTGCGGCGCTTGAGGGTGTACAGACGGCGTTCCTGGTGACGACGGATGTGGCGGGCGGGGATGATGAGCGGTTTGTGGCTGCGGCGCGAGGGGCGGGGGTGCGGCGGGTGGTGAAGCTGTCGGCCGCCGCGGTGCTGGATGAGCAGGCGAATGATCTGATCACCCGCTGGCAGCGCGGGGCGGAGGAGCTGCTGTACGGCTCGGGCCTTGAGTGGACGCTGCTGCGCCCGCGGGCGTTCACCTCCAACGCCCTGGCGTGGGCGCCGTCCGTGCGATCCGCGCGTACCGTGCGCGCGCTGTACGGGACCTCTCCCCATGCCTGTGTGGATCCGCGGGATGTGGCGGAGGTGGCCGTCCGGGTTTTGACGGAGGAGGGGCATGCGGGGTGCGCCTATACCCTGACCGGGCCGGAGGCCGTGACCGCGGCTGGGCAGACGGAGCAGTTGGGCCGGCTGCTGGGCGTCCGGTTGCGGTGTGAGGAGTTCTCCCTGGATCAGGCGCGCGCGGCGCTTGCGCGCCGTTATCCGGCGCTGGTGGCCGAGGCGCTGCTTGCAAGCGCGCAGCGTCAGCGGGCCGGCGCGAAGGCGGGAGTCACGGACACGGTCGCCGCGCTGACCGGCCGCCCGGCGGGCACGTTCAGTGCGTGGGCGAGGGACCATCTGGCGGCCTTCGCGCCTGGCGGGTGA